A genomic segment from Corylus avellana chromosome ca5, CavTom2PMs-1.0 encodes:
- the LOC132182894 gene encoding MYB-like transcription factor EOBI, producing MATMMAWGVSEQGWRKGPWTPEEDKLLSEYVSLHGEGRWSSVARSAGLNRSGKSCRLRWVNYLRPGLKRGQLTPQEEGIIIELHALWGNKWSTIARYLPGRTDNEIKNYWRTHFKKKEKCSRKHEQRKQQIKQLEEQQLEQQEQQQQQPLEHDMMIRSVLFHAETSTDQKKTTEPQERQQTAFTHTTNYDQHQCLPHHHVMYQDVASWSDTVGDDMLWDGLWNLDD from the exons ATGGCAACGATGATGGCTTGGGGGGTGTCAGAACAGGGGTGGAGGAAGGGTCCTTGGACTCCTGAAGAGGATAAATTGCTTAGCGAATATGTAAGCTTGCATGGGGAGGGAAGATGGAGTTCTGTCGCTAGATCCgcag GTCTGAATAGGAGTGGCAAGAGCTGCAGGCTAAGATGGGTGAATTATCTGAGGCCTGGTCTCAAGAGAGGCCAATTAACACCTCAAGAGGAAGGCATCATCATTGAGCTGCATGCTCTTTGGGGTAACAA GTGGTCAACTATTGCTAGATACTTGCCGGGGAGAACAGACAATGAGATAAAAAACTACTGGAGAACCCAtttcaagaagaaagaaaagtgcTCAAGAAAGCATGAACAGCGCAAGCAGCAAATAAAACAACTAGAAGAGCAACAGCTAGAGCAGCaggagcagcagcagcagcagccacTAGAACATGACATGATGATAAGAAGTGTCTTGTTTCATGCAGAGACAAGCACTGATCAGAAGAAAACGACTGAGCCTCAAGAAAGGCAACAGACGGCTTTCACCCACACGACTAATTATGATCAGCACCAGTGCTTGCCTCATCATCATGTTATGTATCAAGATGTTGCATCCTGGTCCGACACAGTGGGAGATGATATGCTATGGGATGGCCTCTGGAACTTGGATGATTAG
- the LOC132182892 gene encoding scarecrow-like protein 3 codes for MSSTSPSKKPDVNLSLTLTTSPARPPCHVVEALKPEERGIRLIQLLLTCANHTSSGNLHHADACLRQISPLASVSGDPLQRLAARLAHALATRLVKRWPGLYKALNHSQPSKPEVAVDRAFPCLGFAYAIIARTLAHAMSEERVIHIVDLGSGDPNLWASVMQSFVGMGHGPSRPPHLRITCVNSNKIILEKMGTRLVKEAVGLDMAFQFNPLNVPLRELTADMLKVRSGEALGFVSILCLHVLLAEDDRVEANFGFGGSEGNGVKDCKQMGEFLGMVKSMSPKVFFLVEQEADHNLNRLEDRFVEGLHYYSAMFDSLEGNYGCEERVGMEEMFGREIEDIVACEGLEREERHERYGKWMVRFGGAGFKPERLWCDGKQMVEEANGKDGYKIVNEKAGLMICWHERPLYAVSAWIC; via the coding sequence ATGAGTTCAACGTCTCCTTCCAAGAAGCCGGACGTAAATCTTTCCCTAACGTTAACGACGTCTCCGGCCAGGCCGCCGTGCCACGTCGTTGAAGCCTTAAAGCCTGAAGAAAGAGGCATACGCCTCATTCAACTCCTCTTGACATGCGCTAACCACACCTCATCCGGCAACCTCCACCATGCCGACGCATGTCTCCGCCAGATATCGCCGCTCGCCTCGGTTTCCGGCGATCCCCTGCAGCGGCTGGCGGCCCGGCTCGCTCACGCCTTAGCAACCCGGCTCGTCAAACGCTGGCCGGGCCTTTACAAGGCCCTAAACCATTCTCAACCGTCTAAGCCGGAAGTAGCAGTGGACCGAGCATTTCCTTGCCTGGGTTTTGCCTATGCTATCATAGCCCGGACCTTGGCCCACGCCATGTCGGAGGAGCGGGTAATCCACATTGTAGATTTGGGCTCCGGGGATCCGAACTTATGGGCCTCAGTTATGCAAAGCTTCGTGGGTATGGGCCATGGCCCGTCCCGCCCACCCCACTTAAGGATCACATGCGTAAACAGCAACAAAATTATTCTAGAGAAGATGGGTACAAGGCTTGTGAAAGAGGCAGTAGGCCTAGACATGGCCTTCCAATTCAACCCTCTGAATGTTCCTCTCAGAGAGCTGACCGCCGACATGCTTAAGGTAAGGTCAGGAGAAGCATTGGGTTTTGTTTCAATTCTTTGTCTTCATGTCCTGTTGGCCGAGGACGATCGAGTGGAAGCAAATTTTGGGTTTGGTGGCAGCGAAGGCAATGGCGTCAAGGATTGTAAGCAAATGGGGGAATTTTTGGGAATGGTAAAGTCAATGTCCCCAAAAGTGTTTTTCTTGGTGGAGCAAGAAGCCGACCATAATTTAAACCGGTTGGAGGACCGGTTTGTTGAGGGGCTGCACTACTATAGTGCCATGTTTGATTCATTGGAGGGGAATTATGGGTGTGAGGAGAGAGTTGGAATGGAGGAAATGTTTGGGAGAGAAATTGAAGATATTGTGGCGTGTGAGGGCTTGGAAAGGGAGGAGAGGCACGAGAGGTATGGGAAGTGGATGGTTCGGTTTGGTGGTGCCGGGTTCAAGCCGGAACGGTTGTGGTGTGATGGGAAGCAAATGGTGGAGGAGGCCAATGGGAAGGATGGATATAAAATTGTGAATGAGAAGGCTGGCTTGATGATTTGTTGGCATGAACGGCCTCTGTATGCCGTGTCAGCATGGATTTGTTAG
- the LOC132181933 gene encoding tRNA (guanine(26)-N(2))-dimethyltransferase 1-like gives MYGFLSRALKLQQQKLKTPTRIISQPLTLTVFVFLLCYIYITYKQEEEQKKKDMHETGGGGSGTMSVDLNDYAIIKEGEAEILMRKNEVFYNPTQVDNRDMSIAVLRTFISKRKHEHEALLLKRTKGAQKAPGKDSSEPDGKEAAEESVRNDENTNGECEMPEEVSQDEPCSISKELVKTPEGKGRGELRPPRVLEALAASGLRSLRYAREIEGIGQVVALDNDKVSVEACKRNIKFNGSVACSKVESHLTDARVYMLTHPKEFDVVDLDPYGAPSVFLDSAVQSVADGGMLMCTATDMAVLCGSSGEVCYSKYGSYPLRGKYCHEMALRILLACIESHANRYKRYIVPVLSVKMNFYVRVFVRIYTSASAMKNTPLKLSYVYQCIGCDSFHLQHIGRTVSKNNSVRYLPGFGPAVPQDCSDCGKKFNMGGPIWSAPIHDQEWVTSILADVKSMKDKYPAYDRISAVLTTISEELPDVPLFLSLHNLCATLKCTSPSAVIFRSAVINAGYRISGTHVNPLGLKSDAPMDVIWDIMRCWVKSHPVKTQPADLPGSVILAKEPVLQANFARAVASLSKAQAKKVTRFLPNPERHWGPKLRAGRQITSKHISLLGPLALNGTINHENGEEPTAKRQKTEDEDEEPTSNS, from the exons ATGTATGGCTTCCTTTCACGAGCTCTCAAACTCCAACAGCAGAAGCTTAAAACCCCAACAAGAATAATTAGTCAGCCACTCACTCTTAcggtttttgttttccttctctgttacatatatataacttatAAGCAAGAAGAGGagcagaagaaaaaagatatgcATGAAACTGGAGGAGGAGGAAGTGGAACAATGTCGGTAGATCTCAATGATTACGCTATTATCAAGGAGGGAGAGGCTGAGATTCTCATGCGCAAGAATGAAGTCTTTTACAATCCGACCCAG GTTGACAACAGAGACATGTCCATTGCTGTCCTGAGGACATTTATATCCAAACGCAAACATGAGCATGAAGCACTTTTGttgaaaagaacaaaaggagCTCAAAAGGCTCCTGGGAAGGATTCCTCTGAACCTGATGGAAAAGAAGCAGCTGAGGAATCTGTCAGGAATGATGAAAATACCAATGGAGAATGTGAAATGCCTGAGGAAGTATCTCAGGATGAACCATGTAGCATTTCAAAAGAATTAGTCAAGACTCCTGAGGGAAAAGGACGTGGGGAATTGAGGCCACCAAGAGTTCTTGAG GCCTTGGCAGCTTCTGGTTTGAGATCTCTTAGATATGCACGTGAAATAGAAGGAATAGGTCAAGTTGTGGCACTAGATAATGATAAAG TGTCTGTTGAAGCTTGCAAGAGAAATATTAAGTTCAATGGTTCAGTAGCATGTTCAAAGGTGGAATCACATCTCACTGATGCTCGTGTATATATGCTCACGCATCCAAAAGAATTTGATGTG GTTGATCTTGATCCTTATGGTGCACCTTCTGTGTTCTTGGACTCTGCAGTTCAATCAGTTGCTGATGGGGGCATGCTGATGTGTACAGCAACTGATATGGCAGTACTCTGTGGGAGTAGCGGGGAGGTTTGCTATTCCAA ATATGGTTCCTATCCACTGAGAGGGAAATATTGCCATGAAATGGCTTTGAGGATCCTCCTTGCCTGTATTGAG AGCCATGCAAATCGGTACAAGCGGTACATTGTTCCGGTTCTATCTGTTAAGATGAACTTTTATGTTCGGGTTTTTGTTCGCATATACAC TTCTGCAAGTGCAATGAAAAACACTCCCCTTAAGCTGTCCTATGTTTATCAGTGCATTGGTTGTGATTCTTTCCATCTTCAACATATTGGGAGGACAGTCTCCAAG AACAACAGTGTAAGATATCTGCCTGGGTTTGGTCCTGCTGTTCCTCAAGATTGCAGCGACTGTGGGAAGAAGTTTAACATGGGTGGGCCTATATGGTCTGCTCCTATACATGATCAAGAATGGGTAACTTCCATACTTGCAGATGTGAAATCTATGAAGGACAAGTATCCTGCGTATGATCGTATCTCTGCTGTATTGACAACAATATCGGAG GAACTGCCTGATGTTCCCCTATTTTTGAGCCTGCACAACCTCTGTGCCACTCTTAAATGCACTTCCCCATCAGCAGTAATCTTCCGTTCAGCTGTGATCAATGCTGGATACCGTATATCCGGTACCCATGTAAATCCATTGGGGCTGAAATCAGATGCTCCCATGGATGTCATTTGGGATATAATGCGCTGCTGG GTCAAAAGTCATCCGGTGAAAACTCAACCAGCAGATCTACCAGGAAGTGTGATACTTGCCAAGGAACCAGTTCTGCAA GCTAATTTTGCTCGAGCTGTTGCATCTCTTAGCAAAGCACAAGCCAAGAAGGTAACGCGCTTCCTTCCAAATCCTGAAAGGCATTGGGGCCCGAAGCTGAGGGCAGGTCGCCAAATCACCAGCAAGCACATCTCCCTTCTGGGTCCACTGGCATTAAATGGAACTATTAACCATGAAAATGGTGAAGAGCCTACTGCCAAGCGTCAAAAGACtgaggatgaggatgaggagCCCACCTCAAATTCATGA
- the LOC132182574 gene encoding probable UDP-arabinopyranose mutase 2 translates to MASTEASVAPTPLLKDELDIVIPTIRNLDFLEMWRPFFQPYHLIIVQDGDPSKTINVPEGFDYELYNRNDINRILGPKASCISFKDSACRCFGYMVSKKKYIFTIDDDCFVAKDPSGKAINALEQHIKNILSPSTPHFFNTLYDPYREGADFVRGYPFSLREGAKTAVSHGLWLNIPDYDAPTQLVKPRERNTRYVDAVMTIPKGTLFPMCGMNLTFDRELIGPAMYFGLMGDGQPIGRYDDMWAGWCMKVICDHLGLGVKTGLPYIWHSKASNPFVNLKKEYKGIFWQEEIIPFFQSAVLPKDCTSVQKCYLELSKQVKEKLAKVDPYFDKLADAMVTWIEAWDELNPAGAGASAPLPNGQKA, encoded by the exons aTGGCTTCCACTGAAGCTTCCGTCGCCCCAACCCCGTTGCTGAAGGATGAACTTGACATTGTGATCCCCACCATCAGGAACCTGGACTTCCTTGAGATGTGGAGGCCATTCTTCCAGCCTTACCACCTCATCATCGTCCAAGATGGTGACCCTTCAAAGACCATCAACGTCCCTGAAGGCTTCGACTACGAGCTCTACAACCGCAACGACATCAACAGGATTCTGGGTCCCAAGGCCTCCTGCATTTCATTCAAGGACTCTGCTTGCCGCTGCTTTGGCTACATGGTCTCCAAGAAGAAGTATATCTTCACAATTGACGATGACTGCTTT GTTGCCAAAGACCCATCTGGAAAAGCAATCAATGCACTTGAGCAGCACATCAAGAACATCCTCTCCCCATCCACCCCTCATTTTTTCAATACCCTGTATGACCCTTACCGTGAAGGTGCTGACTTTGTTCGTGGATACCCTTTTAGTCTACGTGAAGGTGCCAAAACTGCTGTTTCTCATGGCCTCTGGCTCAACATACCAGATTATGATGCACCTACACAGCTTGTGAAGCCTCGCGAGAGGAACACTAG gtatgTGGATGCCGTTATGACAATTCCAAAGGGCACCTTGTTCCCCATGTGTGGAATGAATTTAACATTCGACCGTGAGCTTATCGGTCCTGCAATGTATTTTGGTCTCATGGGTGACGGTCAGCCTATTGGACGTTACGACGATATGTGGGCAGGCTGGTGCATGAAG GTGATATGTGACCATTTGGGATTGGGAGTCAAGACAGGGCTGCCGTACATCTGGCACAGCAAAGCGAGCAACCCATTCGTGAACCTGAAGAAGGAATACAAAGGCATCTTCTGGCAGGAGGAGATCATCCCATTCTTCCAATCAGCTGTTCTTCCAAAAGACTGCACCTCTGTTCAGAAGTGCTACCTTGAACTGTCCAAGCAGGTTAAGGAAAAGCTTGCTAAGGTCGACCCCTACTTCGACAAGCTGGCGGATGCCATGGTCACATGGATTGAAGCTTGGGATGAGCTAAACCCGGCTGGAGCTGGAGCTTCTGCTCCACTGCCCAATGGCCAAAAGGCCTAA
- the LOC132181229 gene encoding cytochrome P450 85A isoform X1 gives MAVFMVVLGVLLVLCICSALLRWNEVRYRKKGLPPGTMGWPVFGETTEFLKQGPSFMKNQRARYGSFFKSHILGCPTIVSMEPEVNRYILMNEAKGLVPGYPQSMLDILGKCNIAAVHGSTHKYMRGALLALISPALIREQLLPKIDEFMRTHLSNWDNQIINIQEKTKEMALLSSLKQIAGIESCSITQPFMTEFFKLVLGTLSLPIDLPGTNYRRGFQARKNIISMLSQLIEERRASQETHQDMLGCLMRSDENRHKLTDEEIIDQIITILYSGYETVSTTTMMAIKYLHDHPRVLQELRKEHLAIRDRKNPEDPIDWNDIKSLRFTRAVIFETSRLATIVNGVLRKTTQDMELNGFVIPKGWRIYVYTREINYDPFLYPEPFTFNPWRWLVGDCFTFALFACIIHGKVPNGLITYDCKKQDKSLESQNYFLIFGGGSRQCPGKELGIAEISTFLHYFVTRYRWEEIGGDKLMKFPRVEAPNGLHIRVSSY, from the exons ATGGCTGTTTTCATGGTGGTTCTTGGGGTGCTCTTGGTGCTCTGTATCTGCTCTGCTTTGTTGAGATGGAATGAGGTGAGGTACAGGAAGAAAGGTTTGCCTCCAGGAACAATGGGTTGGCCTGTATTCGGTGAGACCACCGAGTTTCTAAAACAAGGTCCAAGCTTCATGAAAAACCAGAGAGCAAG ATATGGCAGTTTTTTCAAGTCCCACATACTAGGCTGCCCTACCATTGTATCCATGGAACCAGAGGTGAACAGGTACATCCTGATGAATGAGGCAAAAGGCCTTGTTCCTGGCTACCCCCAGTCCATGCTGGATATCTTAGGGAAATGCAACATTGCAGCAGTTCATGGCTCCACCCACAAGTACATGAGAGGGGCATTGCTTGCCCTCATTAGCCCCGCCTTGATCAGAGAACAGCTTTTGCCAAAGATTGATGAATTCATGAGAACCCACCTTAGCAACTGGGATAACCAAATCATTAATATTCAAGAAAAGACCAAAGAG ATGGCTCTTCTCTCATCCCTTAAGCAGATTGCTGGTATTGAATCATGCTCAATAACGCAACCTTTCATGACTGAGTTCTTTAAGCTAGTTTTAGGGACACTTTCATTGCCTATTGACCTTCCTGGAACAAATTATCGTCGCGGATTCCAG GCgaggaaaaatattataagcATGTTGAGCCAGCTAATAGAGGAAAGAAGAGCTTCCCAAGAAACCCACCAAGATATGCTCGGTTGCCTTATGAGAAGTGATGAAAACAGACACAAACTAACTGATGAAGAAATCATTGAtcaaataattacaattttgtaTTCCGGTTATGAAACTGTTTCCACTACTACTATGATGGCCATCAAGTATCTCCATGATCATCCTAGAGTTCTTCAAGAACTCAGA aAAGAACATTTGGCAATTAGAGACAGGAAGAACCCGGAGGATCCAATCGATTGGAATGATATAAAGTCCTTGAGGTTTACTCGTGCG GTGATCTTCGAGACCTCAAGATTAGCCACAATTGTTAATGGTGTTTTAAGGAAAACCACGCAGGATATGGAGCTGAACG GATTTGTGATTCCAAAGGGATGGAGAATATATGTTTATACGAGAGAGATTAATTATGATCCTTTTCTATACCCAGAACCATTCACCTTCAATCCGTGGAGATGGCTGGTAGGTGACTGTTTTACTTTTGCTTTATTTGCCTGCATTATTCATGGAAAAGTTCCTAATGGCCTAATTACCTATGACTGCAAAAAGCAGGATAAGAGCTTGGAGTCTCAAAATTACTTCTTGATATTTGGAGGGGGGAGCAGGCAGTGTCCTGGAAAGGAACTGGGAATAGCAGAAATTTCCACTTTCCTGCACTACTTCGTGACTAGATACAG GTGGGAAGAGATTGGGGGTGATAAACTAATGAAATTTCCAAGAGTTGAAGCACCAAATGGGCTACATATTAGAGTCTCGTCTTACTAA
- the LOC132181229 gene encoding cytochrome P450 85A isoform X2: MAVFMVVLGVLLVLCICSALLRWNEVRYRKKGLPPGTMGWPVFGETTEFLKQGPSFMKNQRARYGSFFKSHILGCPTIVSMEPEVNRYILMNEAKGLVPGYPQSMLDILGKCNIAAVHGSTHKYMRGALLALISPALIREQLLPKIDEFMRTHLSNWDNQIINIQEKTKEMALLSSLKQIAGIESCSITQPFMTEFFKLVLGTLSLPIDLPGTNYRRGFQARKNIISMLSQLIEERRASQETHQDMLGCLMRSDENRHKLTDEEIIDQIITILYSGYETVSTTTMMAIKYLHDHPRVLQELRKEHLAIRDRKNPEDPIDWNDIKSLRFTRAVIFETSRLATIVNGVLRKTTQDMELNGFVIPKGWRIYVYTREINYDPFLYPEPFTFNPWRWLQDKSLESQNYFLIFGGGSRQCPGKELGIAEISTFLHYFVTRYRWEEIGGDKLMKFPRVEAPNGLHIRVSSY, encoded by the exons ATGGCTGTTTTCATGGTGGTTCTTGGGGTGCTCTTGGTGCTCTGTATCTGCTCTGCTTTGTTGAGATGGAATGAGGTGAGGTACAGGAAGAAAGGTTTGCCTCCAGGAACAATGGGTTGGCCTGTATTCGGTGAGACCACCGAGTTTCTAAAACAAGGTCCAAGCTTCATGAAAAACCAGAGAGCAAG ATATGGCAGTTTTTTCAAGTCCCACATACTAGGCTGCCCTACCATTGTATCCATGGAACCAGAGGTGAACAGGTACATCCTGATGAATGAGGCAAAAGGCCTTGTTCCTGGCTACCCCCAGTCCATGCTGGATATCTTAGGGAAATGCAACATTGCAGCAGTTCATGGCTCCACCCACAAGTACATGAGAGGGGCATTGCTTGCCCTCATTAGCCCCGCCTTGATCAGAGAACAGCTTTTGCCAAAGATTGATGAATTCATGAGAACCCACCTTAGCAACTGGGATAACCAAATCATTAATATTCAAGAAAAGACCAAAGAG ATGGCTCTTCTCTCATCCCTTAAGCAGATTGCTGGTATTGAATCATGCTCAATAACGCAACCTTTCATGACTGAGTTCTTTAAGCTAGTTTTAGGGACACTTTCATTGCCTATTGACCTTCCTGGAACAAATTATCGTCGCGGATTCCAG GCgaggaaaaatattataagcATGTTGAGCCAGCTAATAGAGGAAAGAAGAGCTTCCCAAGAAACCCACCAAGATATGCTCGGTTGCCTTATGAGAAGTGATGAAAACAGACACAAACTAACTGATGAAGAAATCATTGAtcaaataattacaattttgtaTTCCGGTTATGAAACTGTTTCCACTACTACTATGATGGCCATCAAGTATCTCCATGATCATCCTAGAGTTCTTCAAGAACTCAGA aAAGAACATTTGGCAATTAGAGACAGGAAGAACCCGGAGGATCCAATCGATTGGAATGATATAAAGTCCTTGAGGTTTACTCGTGCG GTGATCTTCGAGACCTCAAGATTAGCCACAATTGTTAATGGTGTTTTAAGGAAAACCACGCAGGATATGGAGCTGAACG GATTTGTGATTCCAAAGGGATGGAGAATATATGTTTATACGAGAGAGATTAATTATGATCCTTTTCTATACCCAGAACCATTCACCTTCAATCCGTGGAGATGGCTG CAGGATAAGAGCTTGGAGTCTCAAAATTACTTCTTGATATTTGGAGGGGGGAGCAGGCAGTGTCCTGGAAAGGAACTGGGAATAGCAGAAATTTCCACTTTCCTGCACTACTTCGTGACTAGATACAG GTGGGAAGAGATTGGGGGTGATAAACTAATGAAATTTCCAAGAGTTGAAGCACCAAATGGGCTACATATTAGAGTCTCGTCTTACTAA
- the LOC132181229 gene encoding cytochrome P450 85A isoform X3, protein MAVFMVVLGVLLVLCICSALLRWNEVRYRKKGLPPGTMGWPVFGETTEFLKQGPSFMKNQRARYGSFFKSHILGCPTIVSMEPEVNRYILMNEAKGLVPGYPQSMLDILGKCNIAAVHGSTHKYMRGALLALISPALIREQLLPKIDEFMRTHLSNWDNQIINIQEKTKEMALLSSLKQIAGIESCSITQPFMTEFFKLVLGTLSLPIDLPGTNYRRGFQARKNIISMLSQLIEERRASQETHQDMLGCLMRSDENRHKLTDEEIIDQIITILYSGYETVSTTTMMAIKYLHDHPRVLQELRKEHLAIRDRKNPEDPIDWNDIKSLRFTRAVIFETSRLATIVNGVLRKTTQDMELNGFVIPKGWRIYVYTREINYDPFLYPEPFTFNPWRWLDKSLESQNYFLIFGGGSRQCPGKELGIAEISTFLHYFVTRYRWEEIGGDKLMKFPRVEAPNGLHIRVSSY, encoded by the exons ATGGCTGTTTTCATGGTGGTTCTTGGGGTGCTCTTGGTGCTCTGTATCTGCTCTGCTTTGTTGAGATGGAATGAGGTGAGGTACAGGAAGAAAGGTTTGCCTCCAGGAACAATGGGTTGGCCTGTATTCGGTGAGACCACCGAGTTTCTAAAACAAGGTCCAAGCTTCATGAAAAACCAGAGAGCAAG ATATGGCAGTTTTTTCAAGTCCCACATACTAGGCTGCCCTACCATTGTATCCATGGAACCAGAGGTGAACAGGTACATCCTGATGAATGAGGCAAAAGGCCTTGTTCCTGGCTACCCCCAGTCCATGCTGGATATCTTAGGGAAATGCAACATTGCAGCAGTTCATGGCTCCACCCACAAGTACATGAGAGGGGCATTGCTTGCCCTCATTAGCCCCGCCTTGATCAGAGAACAGCTTTTGCCAAAGATTGATGAATTCATGAGAACCCACCTTAGCAACTGGGATAACCAAATCATTAATATTCAAGAAAAGACCAAAGAG ATGGCTCTTCTCTCATCCCTTAAGCAGATTGCTGGTATTGAATCATGCTCAATAACGCAACCTTTCATGACTGAGTTCTTTAAGCTAGTTTTAGGGACACTTTCATTGCCTATTGACCTTCCTGGAACAAATTATCGTCGCGGATTCCAG GCgaggaaaaatattataagcATGTTGAGCCAGCTAATAGAGGAAAGAAGAGCTTCCCAAGAAACCCACCAAGATATGCTCGGTTGCCTTATGAGAAGTGATGAAAACAGACACAAACTAACTGATGAAGAAATCATTGAtcaaataattacaattttgtaTTCCGGTTATGAAACTGTTTCCACTACTACTATGATGGCCATCAAGTATCTCCATGATCATCCTAGAGTTCTTCAAGAACTCAGA aAAGAACATTTGGCAATTAGAGACAGGAAGAACCCGGAGGATCCAATCGATTGGAATGATATAAAGTCCTTGAGGTTTACTCGTGCG GTGATCTTCGAGACCTCAAGATTAGCCACAATTGTTAATGGTGTTTTAAGGAAAACCACGCAGGATATGGAGCTGAACG GATTTGTGATTCCAAAGGGATGGAGAATATATGTTTATACGAGAGAGATTAATTATGATCCTTTTCTATACCCAGAACCATTCACCTTCAATCCGTGGAGATGGCTG GATAAGAGCTTGGAGTCTCAAAATTACTTCTTGATATTTGGAGGGGGGAGCAGGCAGTGTCCTGGAAAGGAACTGGGAATAGCAGAAATTTCCACTTTCCTGCACTACTTCGTGACTAGATACAG GTGGGAAGAGATTGGGGGTGATAAACTAATGAAATTTCCAAGAGTTGAAGCACCAAATGGGCTACATATTAGAGTCTCGTCTTACTAA